In a single window of the Methanofollis ethanolicus genome:
- a CDS encoding GDP-mannose 4,6-dehydratase — MKWNEKNVLITGISGFAGSYLARHLLDEGANVYGLIRRRADGSVPKNIAEKDIDGGIRFIEGNLEDISGLATALDVAEPDVVFHLGAQSYVPRSFTHPVETAQINSIGTNNLLEAIRKKDCDPTIVFAGSSEEYGLVFSSKEQYARAQETYGAIFPQPTVLPEVPIKETNPLRPMSPYAVSKVYGDHLMRNYFYTYGTKAIVSRAFNHEGAGRGIMFVTSVVTNQVAKLVAGEIDQVTIGNVNAFRDWSHVRDVINGYCLLAGKGKPGEVYNQGSMRTTSVLSYILLSLETAGMPVDRIETFGGEKAVDNPTGEDTAKMFGVRFDKTNVDRMLLEGSIDYTLADQGITAVCGDRKVGISFDETRFRPAEVPILMADTTKLQKLGFVSTYSVGDIVRDQLNYFMDEKKRA, encoded by the coding sequence ATGAAGTGGAATGAAAAGAATGTCCTTATCACCGGTATCAGCGGGTTTGCCGGTTCGTATCTTGCACGGCACCTGCTGGACGAGGGTGCGAATGTCTATGGCCTGATCCGCCGGCGGGCAGACGGATCGGTCCCGAAGAATATCGCCGAGAAAGATATAGATGGCGGGATACGTTTTATTGAAGGGAACCTCGAAGATATCTCCGGCCTTGCCACCGCCCTCGATGTGGCCGAGCCCGATGTGGTCTTCCACCTTGGCGCTCAGTCCTATGTCCCGCGTTCGTTCACCCACCCGGTCGAGACGGCGCAGATCAACTCGATCGGCACCAATAACCTTCTCGAAGCCATCCGGAAGAAGGACTGCGACCCGACCATTGTTTTTGCCGGGTCTTCAGAGGAATACGGGCTGGTCTTCAGTTCAAAGGAGCAGTATGCACGGGCACAGGAGACGTACGGTGCGATCTTCCCGCAGCCGACTGTCCTTCCCGAGGTGCCCATCAAGGAGACGAACCCGCTCAGGCCGATGTCGCCCTATGCGGTGAGCAAGGTCTATGGCGACCACCTGATGCGGAACTACTTCTACACCTACGGCACGAAGGCCATCGTCTCCCGTGCCTTCAACCACGAGGGTGCCGGTCGGGGGATCATGTTCGTCACCTCGGTCGTCACGAACCAGGTGGCGAAGCTCGTTGCCGGCGAGATCGATCAGGTCACCATCGGCAATGTGAACGCCTTCAGGGACTGGTCGCATGTCCGCGACGTCATCAACGGTTACTGTCTCCTTGCCGGGAAAGGGAAACCGGGAGAGGTCTACAACCAGGGTTCGATGCGCACGACCTCGGTCCTCTCCTATATCCTCCTCAGCCTTGAGACGGCAGGGATGCCGGTGGACAGGATCGAGACATTCGGGGGCGAGAAGGCCGTGGACAACCCGACCGGAGAGGACACGGCGAAGATGTTTGGCGTCCGCTTTGACAAGACAAATGTCGACCGCATGCTCCTCGAAGGATCGATCGACTATACGCTTGCCGACCAGGGGATCACCGCGGTCTGCGGCGACAGGAAGGTCGGGATCTCCTTTGACGAGACGCGGTTCAGGCCTGCCGAGGTCCCGATCCTGATGGCCGACACCACGAAACTGCAGAAACTCGGCTTTGTCTCGACGTACAGTGTTGGAGATATCGTCAGGGACCAGCTCAACTACTTCATGGACGAGAAGAAGCGGGCATGA
- a CDS encoding glycosyltransferase: protein MKTAIFHDYFGAIGGGEKVVVTLAEVLGADIITTDVDAVEKMDTSVPVISLGKTIQFPPLKQISATRSFSSCDLSDDYDFFIFTGNWSHYAAHCHHPNLWYCYTPVRAFYDLYDTFLRRQDPVTGQAFRLWAGVHRRLDQRSVRQVDRIVAISETTRERVRAYHQREADVIYPPVDTAKFSCREYGDFWLSVNRLYPEKRIELQIEAFRRMPEERLIIVGGYAAGDHAAGYARKIQDNLPRNVEVRGEVPEADLLDLYSRCRGLVCTAVDEDFGLTPIEAMASGKPVVAVDEGGFRETVTPETGVLVEADVERIRDAVLAVSKDPEQYGGACLRRAEAFALPRFADQIRAVVNDGV from the coding sequence ATGAAGACTGCCATCTTCCATGACTATTTCGGGGCTATCGGCGGCGGGGAGAAGGTCGTCGTCACTCTTGCAGAGGTGCTCGGTGCCGACATCATCACCACCGACGTCGATGCCGTCGAGAAGATGGACACATCCGTCCCGGTCATCAGCCTGGGGAAGACGATACAATTTCCCCCTTTGAAGCAGATCTCCGCAACACGATCTTTTTCCTCCTGTGATCTCTCGGACGACTATGATTTTTTTATTTTCACCGGGAACTGGAGCCATTACGCGGCGCACTGTCATCACCCGAATCTCTGGTACTGCTATACTCCGGTGCGGGCCTTCTACGACCTGTATGACACTTTCCTCCGGCGTCAGGACCCGGTGACCGGGCAGGCCTTCCGCCTCTGGGCGGGCGTTCACCGGAGGCTGGACCAGCGGTCGGTTCGGCAGGTCGACCGCATCGTCGCGATCTCGGAGACGACCCGTGAAAGGGTCCGTGCCTACCACCAGCGGGAGGCGGATGTCATCTACCCGCCGGTGGACACCGCGAAGTTCTCCTGCAGGGAGTACGGGGACTTCTGGCTCTCGGTGAACCGCCTGTACCCGGAGAAGCGGATCGAACTCCAGATCGAGGCATTCCGCCGGATGCCGGAGGAGAGGCTGATCATTGTCGGCGGGTATGCGGCAGGGGATCACGCTGCCGGATATGCACGGAAGATACAGGACAATCTCCCGCGGAATGTGGAGGTCAGGGGCGAGGTCCCGGAGGCGGACCTGCTCGACCTCTACTCCCGGTGCCGGGGCCTCGTCTGCACCGCGGTGGACGAGGACTTCGGCCTCACCCCTATCGAGGCGATGGCGAGCGGGAAACCTGTCGTCGCCGTGGACGAAGGGGGCTTTCGGGAGACCGTGACCCCGGAGACCGGGGTGCTCGTGGAGGCGGACGTGGAGAGGATCCGCGACGCCGTCCTCGCCGTCTCGAAAGACCCCGAACAGTACGGGGGCGCCTGTCTCAGGCGGGCCGAGGCCTTCGCCCTCCCCCGTTTCGCAGACCAGATCCGTGCCGTGGTGAATGATGGTGTTTAG
- a CDS encoding ABC transporter permease, translating into MVFSHFKELYGHRNLIWTLAWGEFKQRYKNSVLGYFWSLLEPLLMLIVLYVVFSNLMRVQVEYYQLFLLLGIILWNFLSRATSMGLNAILGKPSMVQKIYFPRDILVISSCITALLMSIFESVIFVIFMAYFQVPLSANLVYVPLIIALLFLLSMGLSLALAALNVFYRDVQFIWAVILQAGFFATPILYPITIFDESLQKVFLLNPMAHIITAARDTIIYSTPAAPGSLLYAGAMAVIALGVGYLIFAHYEPRFAEEM; encoded by the coding sequence ATGGTGTTTAGTCATTTCAAGGAACTCTACGGGCACCGGAACCTCATCTGGACCCTTGCATGGGGAGAGTTCAAGCAGAGGTACAAGAACTCCGTGCTCGGCTACTTCTGGTCCCTTCTTGAGCCCCTGCTGATGCTCATCGTCCTGTACGTGGTCTTCTCGAACCTGATGCGGGTCCAGGTGGAGTACTACCAGCTCTTCCTCCTCCTCGGCATCATCCTCTGGAACTTCCTCTCGCGGGCGACCTCGATGGGCCTCAACGCCATCCTGGGAAAACCGAGCATGGTCCAGAAGATATACTTCCCGCGGGACATCCTGGTGATCTCGTCCTGCATCACGGCCCTCCTGATGAGTATCTTCGAGTCCGTGATCTTCGTCATCTTCATGGCGTACTTCCAGGTCCCGCTCTCGGCAAACCTTGTCTACGTGCCCCTGATCATCGCGCTCCTCTTCCTCCTCTCCATGGGCCTCTCCCTCGCCCTTGCCGCTCTCAACGTCTTTTACCGCGACGTCCAGTTCATCTGGGCGGTGATTCTCCAGGCCGGGTTCTTTGCGACGCCGATCCTCTACCCGATCACCATCTTCGACGAGAGCCTGCAGAAGGTCTTCCTCCTCAACCCCATGGCCCATATCATCACGGCCGCACGGGACACGATCATCTATTCCACCCCCGCGGCACCGGGGTCACTGCTCTATGCAGGGGCTATGGCCGTCATCGCCCTCGGTGTGGGATACCTCATCTTTGCACATTATGAGCCGCGCTTTGCGGAGGAGATGTAA
- a CDS encoding ABC transporter ATP-binding protein, which translates to MRVIDVDHVEKVFRIPHEKRTTVFEALTGLLRPTQYETFPALKDVSFSVEEGEMFGIIGENGSGKSTLLKLLARIMRPTRGEVSVHKKVTPFLELGVGFNPDFTAVENIRTYATIMGLSKREIEGRIDEILDFAGLERFRDTRLKNFSSGMQVRLAFSTAIQTDPEVLLMDEVLAVGDMEFQQKCLDVLNRYRKEGVTIIFVSHDLGSVRRFCDRTLLLNHGEQVALGETDEVIDSYVYGRTEEGPAEVEEPARAEESEGRRGNKKVEITGVTFLDKFGREGVRFNSFDPMTIRIFYDAHERIPDPVFGIALYSEQGAHMYGTNTELKNISLGHLEGKGYIDLQVEKVPMLTGRFLLTVAVHTHNQQPYDWHDREYTFDVIPTGRDAGIVDIPCIWRR; encoded by the coding sequence ATGAGAGTCATCGACGTCGATCATGTAGAGAAGGTCTTTCGCATCCCGCACGAGAAGAGGACGACAGTCTTCGAGGCCCTGACCGGTCTCCTGCGGCCGACACAATACGAGACTTTCCCGGCCTTGAAGGACGTCTCCTTCTCCGTGGAGGAGGGGGAGATGTTCGGGATCATCGGCGAGAACGGGAGCGGGAAGAGCACCCTCCTCAAACTCCTTGCACGGATCATGCGGCCGACGCGGGGGGAGGTCTCGGTCCACAAGAAAGTGACGCCCTTCCTTGAACTCGGCGTCGGTTTCAACCCCGACTTCACCGCAGTGGAGAACATCAGGACCTACGCCACGATCATGGGCCTCTCGAAGCGGGAGATCGAGGGGAGGATCGACGAGATCCTGGACTTTGCAGGGCTCGAACGGTTCCGGGACACCCGGCTCAAGAACTTTTCCTCGGGGATGCAGGTCCGCCTCGCCTTCTCGACCGCTATCCAGACCGATCCCGAGGTCCTTCTGATGGACGAGGTGCTCGCGGTCGGCGACATGGAGTTCCAGCAGAAGTGTCTGGACGTGCTGAACAGGTACAGGAAGGAGGGGGTGACGATCATCTTCGTCTCCCACGATCTCGGGTCTGTCCGCCGGTTCTGCGACCGGACCCTCCTCCTGAACCACGGCGAGCAGGTCGCCCTCGGGGAGACGGACGAGGTGATCGACAGTTATGTCTATGGGCGGACTGAGGAGGGACCTGCAGAGGTGGAAGAGCCTGCACGGGCCGAGGAGTCCGAGGGCCGCCGGGGAAATAAAAAGGTCGAGATCACCGGCGTGACGTTCCTGGACAAGTTCGGCAGGGAGGGCGTGCGTTTCAACTCCTTCGATCCCATGACCATCAGGATCTTCTATGACGCCCACGAGCGGATCCCCGACCCTGTCTTCGGGATCGCGCTCTATTCAGAACAGGGAGCACACATGTACGGGACGAACACCGAACTGAAAAACATCTCTCTCGGGCACCTGGAGGGAAAAGGATATATCGATCTCCAGGTCGAGAAGGTGCCAATGCTTACGGGGAGGTTCCTCCTCACGGTGGCGGTGCACACCCACAACCAGCAGCCCTATGACTGGCATGACCGGGAATATACCTTCGATGTCATCCCGACGGGACGGGATGCCGGGATCGTTGATATCCCCTGTATCTGGCGGAGATGA
- a CDS encoding methionine biosynthesis protein MetW, protein MDENTFEIHDGEIDVEEIMEQIRENVRRRKEAGIYPGGDALPAGDVTTAAGATDLPWDRARLNTTSDIRNSSYLISSHRPVTGKFLVKGRELVHGEVRRYVDPVFWRQSEFNGSAVRVFNDMDARLADLESRLHPDGAFVSTVRDGVTRQVLGFLTRIRAEVRGDVGGQIQQTEVELRDEISSVQRQTGAEVRDIIAGMKSDFKAIMQECLRREDEEIRSEISSVTDAVARTKIEVESLVEEKVRERLAGMDAEIRDRAGLARVLEQRITRASREGAGIAGASEDAGETGLNYFVFEERFRGSRQDIKARQEAFLPYFEDCRNVLDIGCGRGEFLELAQERGVDARGVDIDDTMVEFCRSKGLAVEKVDAVSYLETLEDRSLDGIFIDQVVEHLEPAYLVRLLDLCYRKLQYGYYLVAETVNPLSFVSLANFYIDISHVRPVHPETLKFLFEVAGFREVEARFSSPVPEEGRLQRLSPPEGISTAFVESYNRNIDLLNGILYGAQDYAVVGKK, encoded by the coding sequence ATGGACGAGAATACCTTTGAGATCCACGACGGCGAGATCGACGTCGAGGAGATCATGGAGCAGATCCGTGAGAACGTCAGGCGGCGGAAGGAGGCCGGAATCTATCCCGGAGGTGATGCTCTCCCCGCGGGGGATGTGACAACTGCTGCTGGAGCGACTGATCTCCCATGGGATCGTGCCCGCCTGAACACCACCTCCGATATCCGGAACAGTAGTTACCTCATCAGTTCTCACCGGCCCGTGACGGGAAAATTCCTGGTGAAGGGGCGGGAACTCGTCCACGGCGAGGTGCGGCGGTACGTGGACCCGGTCTTCTGGAGGCAGAGCGAGTTCAATGGGAGTGCCGTCCGGGTCTTCAATGACATGGATGCGCGGCTTGCAGATCTGGAATCCCGGTTGCACCCTGATGGTGCATTTGTCAGTACGGTACGGGATGGTGTCACCCGGCAGGTCCTCGGCTTCCTCACCCGGATCAGGGCCGAGGTCAGGGGGGATGTCGGCGGCCAGATCCAGCAGACCGAGGTCGAACTCAGGGACGAGATCTCCTCTGTCCAGAGGCAGACCGGGGCAGAGGTGCGTGATATCATCGCGGGCATGAAGAGCGACTTCAAGGCGATCATGCAGGAGTGTCTGCGACGTGAGGATGAGGAGATACGGTCCGAGATCTCTTCTGTCACCGATGCCGTCGCCCGGACAAAGATCGAGGTGGAATCCCTTGTCGAAGAGAAAGTCAGGGAGAGACTTGCCGGGATGGATGCCGAGATCAGGGACAGGGCCGGACTTGCCCGCGTCCTGGAGCAGAGGATCACCCGTGCCTCCCGGGAAGGTGCGGGCATTGCCGGGGCCTCTGAAGACGCTGGTGAGACCGGCCTGAACTACTTCGTCTTCGAGGAACGTTTCCGGGGCTCACGGCAGGATATCAAGGCGCGGCAGGAGGCCTTCCTCCCCTATTTCGAGGACTGCAGGAATGTTCTCGACATCGGCTGCGGCCGTGGTGAATTCCTCGAACTGGCACAGGAGCGGGGGGTCGACGCCCGGGGCGTCGATATCGATGATACGATGGTGGAGTTCTGCAGGTCGAAGGGTCTGGCCGTCGAGAAGGTGGATGCAGTCTCGTATCTGGAGACCCTCGAAGACCGGAGCCTCGACGGCATCTTTATCGACCAGGTCGTCGAGCATCTCGAACCTGCCTACCTTGTCCGTCTCCTTGACCTCTGCTATCGAAAACTCCAGTACGGCTATTACCTCGTTGCCGAGACGGTGAACCCTCTCTCGTTCGTTTCGCTGGCCAACTTCTATATTGACATCAGTCATGTGCGGCCGGTTCATCCCGAGACCCTGAAGTTTCTCTTCGAGGTTGCCGGTTTCAGGGAGGTCGAGGCACGGTTCTCCTCACCGGTGCCCGAGGAGGGGAGGCTGCAGCGTTTGTCTCCACCAGAGGGGATTTCGACGGCGTTCGTCGAGTCGTATAACCGGAATATCGACCTGCTGAACGGGATCCTGTACGGGGCCCAGGACTACGCGGTGGTAGGAAAGAAATGA
- a CDS encoding glycosyltransferase family 4 protein, which translates to MKVAFVIPWYGDIPGGAEAACRDTALHLARAGIEVDVLTTCVKEFLSDWNTNYYREGVYHEDGIVVRRFPVRKRDTKRFDAVNFKLINNRIVTPAEEGVFLREMIHSEKLYSYVAENGENYDFLLFIPYMFGTTVSGSQIHPEKSILIPCLHDESYAHMGIYRSMFRNVGRIIYLSEQERRIAHQIYEITGKEYTLGTGVDTGIESDPQRFRDTYGIKDPFILYAGRRDAGKNVDQLISFFCDYKERHGTGLKLILIGKGVSPVPIEHRKDIIDLGFVPVQDKYDAYGAATLFCLPSLNESFSLVIMEAWLCMAPVLVHGRCTVTRSHCIRSNGGLYYNDYDEFEACLSFILQNPHISDLMAQNGKKYVIENYGWNTVVSEYIRLFYER; encoded by the coding sequence ATGAAAGTTGCATTTGTTATTCCCTGGTATGGGGACATTCCCGGGGGAGCAGAAGCGGCATGCAGGGATACTGCATTGCATCTGGCACGCGCCGGCATTGAGGTCGATGTTCTCACGACCTGTGTGAAGGAGTTCTTGAGCGACTGGAATACCAATTACTACAGGGAGGGGGTATACCACGAAGACGGGATTGTTGTCAGGCGTTTCCCTGTCCGAAAAAGGGACACAAAACGGTTTGATGCGGTAAATTTCAAACTTATCAATAATCGGATAGTGACCCCTGCGGAGGAAGGCGTGTTTCTTCGCGAGATGATCCACAGTGAAAAATTATATTCGTATGTCGCTGAAAACGGTGAGAACTACGATTTCCTCCTCTTTATTCCCTATATGTTCGGGACAACTGTTTCCGGATCTCAGATCCACCCTGAAAAATCGATTTTAATTCCCTGCCTTCACGACGAGAGTTATGCGCACATGGGCATATACCGTTCCATGTTCAGGAATGTTGGGCGAATTATTTATCTTTCCGAGCAGGAGAGACGGATTGCACATCAGATCTATGAAATAACCGGAAAGGAATACACCCTCGGTACAGGTGTCGATACCGGCATAGAATCGGATCCGCAAAGGTTCCGGGATACGTACGGTATTAAAGACCCATTTATTCTCTATGCCGGGCGGCGGGACGCCGGGAAGAACGTGGATCAACTGATCTCATTCTTCTGCGACTATAAAGAGAGGCATGGCACCGGTCTTAAACTGATACTTATTGGCAAAGGTGTTAGCCCGGTTCCGATCGAACACCGGAAAGATATCATCGATCTCGGCTTTGTTCCCGTTCAGGACAAATATGATGCGTATGGGGCCGCGACTCTCTTCTGTCTGCCTTCGCTTAACGAGAGTTTTTCTCTTGTGATCATGGAAGCCTGGCTCTGTATGGCTCCTGTACTTGTTCATGGAAGATGCACGGTGACACGAAGTCATTGCATTCGAAGCAATGGTGGTCTGTATTATAATGACTATGATGAATTTGAGGCATGTCTCTCATTTATTCTTCAAAATCCGCACATTTCAGACCTGATGGCCCAGAATGGAAAAAAATACGTGATTGAAAATTATGGCTGGAACACGGTCGTGTCTGAATACATACGGTTGTTTTATGAGAGATAA
- a CDS encoding RNA-guided endonuclease TnpB family protein: MHVIRTSTFKLQLPDGGSSALLDTMRAYSTAFSVSAQWGFENHTWNKVENHKATYKGVRESVPDLPSSLVQGARDCACEALKATRCKTIPERKPLAAMRYNQRVITVNLVHGLATIASVRGRIKATVPISGYHRNYLSWTVTSSTLSYDRRKKVFYLHISMEHLNVEPVQRVEVLGIDRGIVNVAVCSDNTFFNSRQVKCVRSKYARLRQELQSGGTRSAQRKLRRMAGRERRFVTDTNHCISKQIVNSEYTVFALEDLSKIRVQKRRGTGFNRKLNTWSFYELEQFLRYKAEALGKQVVLVDARYTSQKCSVCGHACKRNRDGSSFRCRKCGFQLHADLNAARNIAQVGISCLSRLSVNQPNVAHS, translated from the coding sequence ATGCATGTGATCAGGACGAGCACGTTCAAACTTCAGTTGCCCGATGGCGGCTCCTCTGCTCTCCTCGATACGATGAGAGCCTATTCCACCGCGTTCTCTGTCTCCGCACAGTGGGGGTTCGAGAACCATACGTGGAACAAGGTGGAGAACCACAAGGCGACCTACAAGGGTGTTCGTGAGTCTGTTCCTGATCTCCCGTCCTCTCTGGTGCAGGGTGCGCGAGACTGCGCGTGTGAGGCACTGAAAGCCACCAGGTGCAAGACCATACCAGAACGAAAGCCGCTCGCCGCTATGCGGTACAACCAGCGGGTCATCACGGTGAATCTGGTGCATGGTCTTGCGACCATCGCATCGGTGCGAGGACGGATCAAGGCGACGGTCCCAATCTCCGGGTATCATCGTAATTACCTCTCCTGGACTGTCACCTCTTCGACGCTCTCCTATGATAGGAGGAAGAAGGTGTTTTACCTCCACATCTCGATGGAGCATCTGAATGTAGAGCCGGTACAGCGGGTCGAGGTGCTCGGGATCGACCGGGGGATCGTGAATGTTGCTGTTTGTTCTGACAACACTTTTTTCAACTCTCGGCAGGTGAAGTGCGTTCGGTCGAAGTACGCCCGTCTCCGTCAGGAGTTGCAGTCCGGAGGCACCCGGTCGGCACAGCGGAAACTCCGCAGGATGGCCGGACGGGAAAGACGGTTTGTGACTGATACAAATCATTGCATCTCGAAGCAGATTGTGAACTCTGAGTACACGGTCTTCGCACTGGAAGACCTCTCGAAGATCCGGGTCCAGAAGAGGAGAGGCACGGGGTTCAACCGAAAACTGAACACCTGGTCGTTCTACGAACTCGAACAGTTCCTCCGGTACAAGGCCGAGGCTCTGGGAAAGCAGGTTGTCCTTGTCGATGCCCGGTACACCTCGCAGAAGTGCTCGGTGTGTGGGCATGCCTGCAAAAGAAATCGGGATGGCTCGTCGTTCCGGTGCCGGAAATGCGGGTTTCAACTCCATGCTGACCTCAATGCTGCTCGAAACATTGCTCAGGTGGGTATATCTTGCCTGAGCAGGCTGTCTGTCAACCAGCCGAATGTAGCGCATTCGTAA
- a CDS encoding glycosyltransferase family 4 protein: MKIHQILPSFSPGDAIGNEVLLMRDLLRSWGYESEIFAQNISPAMRARPYREYEWESSPDNLLIYHFSIGSEVSDFVRGLPDKKVLIYHNITPSHFFCGINDTLVFLLEKGREELKSLSGDFDLAVADSEYNRIELERAGYHNTGVLPLIIDFSKYGACNQDIIDAFSDDWTNILFVGRISPNKKHDDLLRIFYYYKRINPKARLLLPGGYDGCEPYLRQLQDLARRLGLSDIYFPGKVPFRDLVSYYMASDIFLCMSEHEGFNVPLVESMFFGLPIIAYLSSAIPYTLGDAGVLVRSKNYMEIAELMNIILEDPGLRNRLIAHQRERLKEFEYEKVAAQFYAIVKGFEPE; this comes from the coding sequence ATGAAGATCCACCAGATTTTACCTTCATTTTCTCCCGGGGACGCGATCGGGAATGAAGTGCTGCTGATGCGTGACCTCCTGCGGAGCTGGGGCTATGAGTCTGAGATTTTTGCTCAGAATATTTCCCCGGCCATGCGGGCCCGCCCCTATCGGGAGTATGAATGGGAATCATCTCCTGACAATCTTCTGATATATCATTTTTCGATCGGTTCCGAGGTTTCCGATTTTGTCCGGGGTCTTCCCGATAAAAAAGTACTGATATACCATAATATCACGCCCTCGCATTTTTTCTGCGGTATAAACGACACCCTCGTCTTTCTGCTGGAAAAGGGACGTGAAGAACTTAAATCGCTCTCCGGGGACTTTGATCTCGCCGTAGCCGATTCCGAATATAATCGGATCGAGTTAGAGCGGGCAGGATATCATAATACCGGCGTATTGCCACTCATAATCGATTTTTCAAAGTACGGGGCCTGTAATCAGGATATTATTGATGCATTTTCCGATGATTGGACGAATATACTTTTTGTAGGGCGTATATCTCCAAACAAAAAACATGATGATCTTCTCCGTATTTTTTATTATTACAAGCGTATCAACCCGAAGGCACGGCTGCTCCTGCCGGGGGGGTATGACGGATGTGAGCCTTATCTTCGGCAACTTCAGGATCTGGCCCGGAGATTGGGGCTATCTGATATATACTTTCCCGGAAAGGTGCCTTTCAGAGATCTTGTCTCGTATTACATGGCCTCCGATATTTTCCTGTGTATGAGCGAGCACGAAGGATTCAACGTCCCGCTGGTGGAAAGCATGTTCTTTGGCCTGCCAATTATTGCCTATCTGTCTTCTGCAATCCCGTACACCCTGGGGGACGCCGGGGTCCTTGTTCGGTCCAAAAATTATATGGAAATCGCAGAATTGATGAATATCATCCTGGAGGATCCCGGTCTTCGAAATCGGCTGATCGCTCACCAGAGAGAACGTTTAAAAGAATTTGAGTATGAGAAGGTGGCGGCGCAGTTCTATGCCATAGTTAAGGGGTTTGAACCGGAATGA
- a CDS encoding glycosyltransferase family 4 protein, translating into MEWMKLQGPYSGPLLEFLSENRTNYDAFIFFTYLYCTTFFGLPLVGDRALLVPAAHDELPIYLSIFEGLFHAPRMILYNTEEEQQFVTSKFHTGAIPSDIIGTGIDVPEGIDPSAFEQKYGVRNFIIYVGRIDESKGCKELFDYFIRYKSETDSPIKLVLMGKAVMDVPENPDIVPLGFVSDQDKYGGILASELLVMPSPFESLSIVLLEAWHCTRPVLANGNCAVLKGQCSRSNAGLWYRNYDEFKECLDLLLRHKELRDLMGKQGKKFVEANYNWEIVEKKYLQSIGKFIASRR; encoded by the coding sequence ATGGAATGGATGAAACTGCAAGGGCCATATTCCGGCCCTCTGCTGGAGTTTCTATCGGAAAATCGAACCAATTATGATGCCTTCATATTTTTTACCTATCTCTACTGCACCACCTTTTTTGGTCTGCCTCTGGTTGGTGACAGGGCTCTGCTGGTCCCGGCCGCACATGATGAACTCCCTATTTATCTGTCCATTTTTGAAGGTCTCTTCCATGCGCCCCGTATGATCCTTTACAACACCGAGGAAGAGCAACAGTTTGTTACATCAAAATTTCATACCGGTGCAATCCCATCTGATATTATAGGGACAGGCATCGATGTTCCTGAGGGTATCGATCCCTCTGCTTTCGAGCAAAAATATGGAGTACGCAATTTCATCATCTATGTGGGGCGAATAGATGAATCAAAGGGTTGTAAAGAACTATTCGATTACTTTATTCGATACAAATCGGAAACTGACTCCCCGATAAAACTCGTTTTGATGGGCAAAGCAGTGATGGATGTTCCAGAAAACCCTGATATCGTACCCCTGGGTTTTGTTTCGGATCAGGATAAATATGGCGGCATTCTGGCCTCCGAATTGCTCGTCATGCCGTCACCGTTCGAAAGTCTCTCTATAGTGTTGCTTGAGGCATGGCACTGTACCCGGCCCGTTCTGGCGAATGGAAACTGTGCGGTGCTGAAGGGCCAGTGCTCCCGGAGCAACGCCGGTCTGTGGTACAGGAATTACGATGAATTCAAGGAATGCCTGGATCTTCTTCTTCGACACAAAGAATTGAGAGATCTGATGGGAAAGCAGGGTAAAAAATTTGTGGAGGCGAATTATAACTGGGAGATCGTTGAGAAAAAATATTTGCAAAGCATCGGGAAATTTATTGCAAGCAGGAGATAG